A window of Candidatus Desulfatibia profunda contains these coding sequences:
- a CDS encoding integration host factor subunit alpha yields MTLTKADIIEEISQQTRFPRKKSVEIVETLLKIIKNTLESGEDVLVSGFGKFCVKAKKERKGRNPATGDDMMLAPRKVVTFRCSGILRDRVNGG; encoded by the coding sequence ATGACACTCACGAAAGCCGATATCATTGAAGAGATCAGTCAACAGACCCGATTCCCGCGGAAGAAATCCGTTGAAATCGTCGAAACCCTTCTGAAAATCATCAAAAACACGCTCGAATCCGGCGAGGACGTCCTCGTCAGCGGTTTTGGCAAGTTCTGTGTTAAAGCCAAGAAAGAACGCAAGGGCCGGAACCCTGCAACCGGCGATGATATGATGCTTGCGCCGAGGAAGGTGGTTACGTTCAGGTGCTCCGGAATCTTAAGGGATCGTGTTAACGGCGGGTAA